The Desulfomicrobium orale DSM 12838 genome includes a window with the following:
- a CDS encoding beta-ketoacyl-[acyl-carrier-protein] synthase family protein — MNASRRVVITACGAVLPPGKSPSAILNGLRQDFSPFERSAHDPETAVLPVPDFDLKTYTGRFKNARYLHRGQELCLAAAILAVQESGLSRERLTEAGLFLGCGPNLEAVPRPDKALWLMDYLPNTLAAVTAEILGVHGENLTIQTACAASTQALGEAFHAIRAGRIDVTLAGGGDSRLSARGIRAYRQAGVLASGFDRPERACRPFDQSRTGFAVGEGAAMFVLESLEHAQSRDAAILAEIIGAASSLDGQGLTAPDPLMSAAESCVRRCLDKMRGKSLLIAAHGTGTLLNDAAESALMARVAPDALTVCAFKSRLGHLASACGCAELAASLICAGAGYFPGIANLDEPCRTDVPFLRESANLRPEAILVQSFGFGGQNACLGVQPWT, encoded by the coding sequence ATGAACGCCTCCCGGCGGGTGGTCATCACGGCCTGCGGTGCCGTGCTGCCGCCCGGAAAAAGCCCTTCGGCCATTCTGAACGGCCTGCGGCAGGATTTTTCGCCCTTCGAACGCTCCGCCCATGATCCGGAAACAGCCGTCCTGCCCGTGCCGGACTTCGACCTGAAAACGTACACCGGGCGCTTCAAGAACGCCCGGTACCTGCATCGCGGACAGGAATTGTGTCTGGCCGCCGCCATTCTGGCCGTACAGGAATCCGGACTGAGCCGGGAGCGGCTCACGGAGGCCGGTCTGTTTCTGGGCTGCGGCCCCAATCTGGAAGCCGTCCCCCGGCCGGACAAGGCCCTGTGGCTCATGGACTACCTGCCCAACACCCTGGCCGCGGTCACGGCGGAAATTCTGGGCGTGCACGGTGAAAACCTGACCATCCAGACCGCCTGCGCCGCTTCCACCCAGGCTCTGGGAGAGGCATTTCACGCCATCAGGGCAGGGCGGATCGACGTGACCCTGGCGGGCGGCGGGGACTCCCGGCTCTCGGCCCGGGGCATCCGGGCCTACAGGCAGGCCGGAGTGCTGGCCTCGGGCTTTGACCGCCCCGAACGCGCCTGCCGTCCCTTCGACCAAAGCCGTACGGGCTTCGCCGTGGGTGAGGGTGCGGCCATGTTCGTTCTGGAAAGTCTGGAGCACGCCCAGAGCCGGGATGCGGCCATCCTGGCCGAAATAATCGGAGCCGCCTCGTCTCTGGACGGCCAGGGGCTGACCGCGCCGGACCCGCTCATGAGCGCGGCCGAATCCTGCGTGCGGCGCTGCCTGGACAAAATGAGGGGCAAAAGCCTTCTCATCGCGGCCCACGGCACCGGCACCCTTCTGAACGATGCAGCGGAAAGCGCCCTCATGGCCCGCGTCGCGCCCGACGCCTTGACCGTATGCGCCTTCAAATCCCGCCTGGGACACTTGGCCTCGGCCTGCGGCTGCGCGGAGCTGGCGGCAAGCCTCATCTGTGCCGGGGCCGGATATTTTCCGGGCATCGCCAATCTGGACGAGCCCTGCCGCACGGACGTCCCCTTCCTGCGCGAGAGCGCCAATCTGCGGCCGGAAGCCATTCTGGTCCAGAGCTTCGGTTTCGGCGGGCAGAACGCCTGTCTGGGAGTACAGCCATGGACCTGA
- a CDS encoding acyl carrier protein: MNHFSAIAAIIGEILDVDPDSIRPETFLIRDLGAESIDLLEIGVAIQHRLGVAVDDDALFLKDAPVIIHQHEPDGADETLAALARAYPHLGGERLARIPADMAQGPILQVADLLAYVRFATENGRT, from the coding sequence ATGAATCATTTCTCCGCCATTGCCGCCATCATCGGCGAAATTCTAGATGTGGACCCGGACTCCATCCGGCCTGAAACTTTCCTCATCCGCGATCTCGGCGCCGAATCCATCGACCTGCTGGAGATAGGCGTGGCCATACAGCACCGGCTGGGCGTGGCCGTGGACGACGACGCGCTTTTTCTGAAAGATGCGCCCGTCATCATCCATCAGCACGAACCGGACGGGGCTGACGAAACCCTGGCCGCCCTGGCCCGCGCCTACCCGCATCTCGGCGGAGAGCGGCTGGCCCGGATACCCGCCGACATGGCTCAGGGCCCCATCCTGCAGGTCGCGGATCTGCTGGCCTATGTCCGCTTCGCTACGGAGAACGGGCGGACATGA
- a CDS encoding SDR family NAD(P)-dependent oxidoreductase, translating into MRLSFSGNTVLVLGGGCRLGLELVGLLREEGLRPVATYATEGGKAALTGRFPDVERICLDLGEPDMKRYLETLPLPDAGYLVDLAQARHENLLAAEDEARAGAYFQAHVAGRFALLKSVTRIMLARRFGRLIHVSSTAAGLPAPGQGLYSASKNAAEALYRTLGLELSGRGVTSLSLRLGLMDAGRGAEFLASGGGRNLPVVAVEQAAATIFFLLSDQALSLTCTTVTMDGGLTARKY; encoded by the coding sequence ATGCGCCTGAGTTTTTCCGGGAACACGGTTCTTGTGCTGGGCGGCGGCTGCCGGCTCGGCCTGGAGCTTGTCGGACTGTTGCGGGAGGAAGGTCTGCGGCCTGTGGCCACCTACGCTACAGAGGGCGGCAAGGCGGCACTGACCGGGCGCTTTCCGGATGTGGAACGCATATGCCTGGATCTGGGCGAGCCGGACATGAAGAGGTATCTGGAAACATTGCCCCTCCCGGATGCCGGATATCTGGTGGATCTGGCCCAGGCCCGGCATGAAAACCTACTGGCGGCGGAAGACGAGGCCCGCGCCGGAGCATATTTCCAGGCTCATGTGGCGGGCCGGTTCGCTCTGCTCAAAAGCGTGACCCGGATCATGCTCGCCCGCCGCTTCGGACGCCTGATCCATGTTTCTTCCACCGCCGCCGGGCTGCCCGCGCCGGGGCAGGGGCTTTACAGCGCCTCCAAAAACGCGGCCGAAGCCCTGTACCGGACTCTGGGACTGGAGCTGAGCGGACGGGGCGTGACCAGCCTGAGCCTGCGTCTGGGTCTCATGGACGCCGGGCGGGGAGCGGAATTTCTGGCCTCGGGCGGCGGACGAAATCTCCCTGTGGTAGCCGTGGAACAGGCTGCGGCGACCATTTTCTTTCTGCTCTCGGATCAGGCCCTGAGTCTGACCTGCACCACCGTAACCATGGACGGCGGCCTGACGGCACGCAAATACTGA
- the bioB gene encoding biotin synthase BioB, with protein sequence MRHPLIASLSAAVLNGASLSEAQGRSLTALDRAHTVELLFAAHEIARHFARTPFSCSIINAKSGTCSQDCRFCAQSARYSTSAPTHPLLPLQELIDRGLAMHAAGASCYSIVTSGLRLTDTEIDRVCRCAEYLVRHTRLTVSASLGLLSPEQAGRLARSGLSRYHHNLETARSHFTEICTTHAYEEDVDTLHTAREHGLGICSGGILGLGETFDQRIELAATLAELNVDVVPVNFLNPIPGTPLEKSPLLTPHDALKSVALLRFMLPRADITIAGGREAVLGDYLSWVPLAGANGVMIGNYLTTAGRDLGRDMRMLEQGQWIWS encoded by the coding sequence ATGCGTCATCCTCTCATCGCCAGCCTGAGCGCCGCCGTACTGAACGGCGCATCCTTGAGCGAAGCCCAGGGCCGCTCCCTGACCGCTCTGGACCGCGCCCATACCGTCGAGCTGCTGTTTGCGGCCCATGAAATTGCCAGACATTTCGCACGCACGCCCTTTTCCTGTTCCATCATCAACGCCAAATCCGGAACCTGTTCCCAGGACTGCCGTTTCTGCGCCCAGAGCGCCCGCTACTCCACCAGCGCCCCCACTCATCCTCTGCTGCCTCTGCAGGAGCTGATCGACCGGGGTCTGGCCATGCACGCGGCCGGGGCGTCGTGCTATTCCATCGTCACCAGCGGGCTCCGGCTGACGGATACGGAAATCGACCGAGTCTGCCGCTGCGCCGAATATCTGGTCCGGCATACCCGGCTCACGGTCAGCGCTTCCCTCGGGCTGCTCAGCCCGGAACAGGCCGGACGGCTGGCCCGGTCCGGGCTGTCCCGTTACCACCATAATCTGGAAACCGCCCGGTCTCATTTTACGGAAATCTGCACCACTCATGCCTACGAAGAGGACGTGGATACGCTGCACACGGCCCGCGAGCACGGGCTTGGGATCTGTTCCGGCGGCATTCTGGGACTGGGCGAGACCTTCGATCAGCGCATCGAGCTGGCCGCCACCCTGGCTGAACTGAATGTGGACGTGGTGCCCGTGAATTTCCTGAATCCCATTCCCGGCACGCCGCTGGAAAAGAGCCCGCTCCTCACGCCCCACGACGCTCTCAAGTCCGTGGCCCTGCTCCGGTTCATGCTGCCCCGGGCCGACATCACCATCGCCGGCGGCCGGGAAGCCGTTCTGGGCGACTATCTGTCCTGGGTGCCCCTGGCCGGGGCCAACGGCGTCATGATCGGCAACTACCTGACCACCGCCGGGCGGGATCTGGGCAGAGACATGCGCATGCTGGAGCAGGGACAATGGATCTGGAGCTGA
- a CDS encoding SRPBCC family protein: MRFEEKILMEAPAEKVFSLYADVPGWSSWDPDVTSASVSGSFTTGTLRPPEGPEAKITFTEVAPGRSFTIEGSLPLCVMRFEHELLPMAGKNQSVHRVSFSGLLSPLFGRLAGSRIQAGLPRTLKGLKRAAERSG, from the coding sequence ATGCGGTTCGAAGAAAAAATCCTCATGGAGGCCCCGGCGGAAAAGGTCTTTTCGCTTTATGCCGATGTCCCCGGCTGGTCCTCGTGGGATCCCGACGTCACATCCGCTTCCGTCAGCGGGAGCTTCACGACCGGCACTCTCCGTCCGCCAGAAGGGCCCGAAGCGAAAATCACTTTCACCGAAGTCGCGCCCGGCCGCTCTTTCACCATCGAAGGCAGTCTTCCGCTCTGCGTCATGCGCTTCGAGCACGAACTTCTTCCGATGGCCGGAAAAAACCAGTCCGTGCACCGGGTTTCTTTTTCCGGACTCCTTTCTCCCCTGTTCGGCCGCCTCGCCGGTTCCCGGATACAGGCAGGATTACCCCGCACTCTCAAAGGACTGAAGCGCGCGGCCGAGCGGTCCGGCTGA
- the mgtE gene encoding magnesium transporter, translating to MNAKEKTPETVPPDHAAVQWVSASLDSQHPADMADELEKLSLEEQLEYIREMDVEDASESITEMERHDRNALMSELPSEFAAEILQAMSPDDAADILKDLDTDVRSRIFRRLEREDAAEISDLLQFDPDSAGGVMNTEILALDQSMNARQAIALIRDRVEESEIPYYAYVVDGYRHLMGVLSLRDLLLSPGRMMLKDLLREQNLICVPFDADKEEVARLISRYNFLALPVVDHEQRLLGTVTVDDVIDIIQAGASEDMQSMVGAGADETVDSPWTYSLRMRLPWLILNVLNSAVSAFVVHLFEGTIAQMAILAALMPIVANQAGNTGQQSLAVMIRQLAMERFDRKKSWGAVLREGKIGLANGCIVGTLVFLGLLAWTHNTGLAAVMALALWADMIIGAVAGASIPLILKELGRDPAQASSIFLTTLTDSIGFFTFLGLAAVWLF from the coding sequence ATGAACGCAAAGGAAAAAACACCGGAGACCGTGCCGCCGGATCATGCCGCCGTGCAGTGGGTGTCGGCCTCTCTGGACAGCCAGCATCCGGCCGATATGGCCGATGAGCTGGAAAAACTGTCTCTGGAGGAGCAGCTCGAATACATCCGGGAAATGGATGTCGAGGACGCTTCCGAATCCATCACGGAGATGGAGCGTCACGACCGCAATGCGCTCATGAGCGAGCTGCCGTCCGAGTTTGCGGCCGAGATTCTGCAGGCCATGTCCCCGGACGACGCGGCGGATATTTTAAAAGATCTGGACACCGACGTCCGGTCCCGGATTTTCCGCAGGCTGGAACGGGAGGACGCCGCCGAAATCTCCGATCTGCTCCAGTTCGATCCGGATTCGGCCGGCGGCGTCATGAACACGGAGATCCTGGCTCTGGATCAGTCCATGAACGCGCGGCAGGCCATAGCGCTTATCCGGGACCGGGTGGAAGAGAGTGAAATTCCGTATTACGCCTATGTGGTGGACGGATACCGGCATCTGATGGGCGTGCTGTCCCTGCGGGATCTGCTGCTGAGCCCCGGCCGGATGATGCTCAAGGATCTGCTGCGCGAACAGAATCTGATCTGCGTGCCCTTCGACGCGGACAAGGAAGAAGTCGCCCGGCTCATCAGCCGCTACAATTTTCTGGCCCTGCCCGTGGTGGACCATGAGCAGCGCCTGCTGGGCACGGTCACTGTGGACGACGTCATCGACATCATCCAGGCCGGAGCCAGCGAGGACATGCAGTCCATGGTGGGCGCCGGCGCCGATGAGACCGTGGATTCGCCCTGGACTTACTCCCTCAGGATGCGGCTGCCCTGGCTCATCCTGAACGTGTTGAACTCGGCCGTTTCCGCCTTCGTGGTTCATCTGTTCGAGGGCACCATCGCCCAGATGGCCATTCTGGCCGCCCTGATGCCCATTGTGGCCAATCAGGCGGGCAATACCGGCCAGCAATCCCTGGCAGTGATGATCCGGCAGCTGGCCATGGAACGCTTTGACAGGAAGAAAAGCTGGGGGGCCGTGCTCCGGGAAGGCAAGATCGGACTGGCCAACGGATGCATCGTGGGCACGCTGGTTTTTCTGGGGCTTCTGGCCTGGACGCACAACACGGGACTGGCCGCTGTCATGGCGCTGGCCTTGTGGGCGGACATGATCATCGGCGCCGTGGCCGGGGCGTCCATCCCGCTCATTCTGAAGGAGCTGGGCCGCGATCCGGCTCAGGCATCCAGCATCTTCCTGACCACCCTGACAGACAGCATCGGTTTTTTCACCTTTCTGGGCTTGGCGGCCGTCTGGCTTTTCTGA
- a CDS encoding CBS domain-containing protein, translating into MFLVKNIMTRDVFTLTQTDSLSAARDLMDLARIRHIPIVDGQGNFAGLLTHRDILAAAVSELAGINRRTQDEIEAGIPIREIMQRDVCTVSADMPLKEAAKLLLEEKYGCLPVVSGKKLCGIITEADFLRLTIELMEAVEPED; encoded by the coding sequence ATGTTTCTCGTAAAAAACATCATGACCCGGGACGTCTTCACCCTGACTCAGACCGACAGCCTGAGCGCGGCCAGAGATCTGATGGATCTGGCCCGCATCCGCCACATTCCCATCGTGGACGGTCAGGGCAACTTCGCCGGGCTGCTCACCCACCGCGACATCCTCGCCGCGGCTGTCTCGGAACTGGCCGGCATCAACCGCAGGACTCAGGATGAGATCGAGGCGGGCATTCCCATCCGCGAGATCATGCAGCGCGACGTATGCACCGTATCCGCGGACATGCCCCTCAAAGAAGCCGCGAAACTGCTTCTGGAGGAAAAATACGGCTGCCTGCCGGTGGTCAGCGGGAAAAAACTTTGCGGCATCATCACCGAAGCCGATTTTCTGCGACTGACTATCGAACTGATGGAAGCCGTGGAACCCGAAGACTGA
- a CDS encoding protein-L-isoaspartate(D-aspartate) O-methyltransferase codes for MRGFQRNRERMVRQIEARGISDHRVLAAMRRIPRHLFVDEALQAQAYGDHPVPIGFGQTLSQPYIVALMSSLLVVRPRMRILEIGAGSGYQAAVLAAMGADVFTVERIRQLYLIARNRLLEMKLFNIQVKLDDGTLGWSEEGPFDRIIVTAGGPEVPEPLLAQLTDPGIMVIPVGRTRRDQRLLRIFKKEDRIHHEDQGCVAFVDLVGSHGW; via the coding sequence TTGAGAGGGTTCCAGCGCAATCGGGAGCGGATGGTGCGGCAGATCGAAGCCAGAGGCATCTCCGATCACCGCGTTCTCGCCGCCATGCGCCGGATTCCCCGCCACCTCTTCGTCGATGAGGCGTTGCAGGCTCAGGCCTACGGAGATCATCCGGTGCCCATCGGGTTCGGGCAGACTCTGTCTCAGCCCTATATTGTGGCCCTGATGAGTTCGCTTCTGGTGGTCCGGCCGCGGATGCGCATTCTTGAAATAGGTGCGGGCTCGGGATATCAGGCTGCCGTTCTCGCCGCCATGGGAGCCGATGTTTTTACGGTGGAACGCATTCGGCAGCTGTATCTGATTGCGCGTAACCGCCTGTTGGAGATGAAGCTCTTCAATATCCAGGTCAAACTGGACGATGGAACTCTGGGGTGGTCTGAAGAAGGACCTTTTGACCGGATCATCGTCACGGCGGGCGGTCCCGAAGTGCCGGAACCGCTTCTGGCTCAGCTGACCGATCCGGGAATAATGGTCATTCCGGTGGGCCGCACCAGAAGGGACCAGCGCCTGCTGCGCATTTTCAAGAAGGAAGACCGCATCCACCACGAGGACCAGGGCTGTGTGGCTTTTGTGGACTTGGTCGGCTCCCACGGATGGTAA
- a CDS encoding Mrp/NBP35 family ATP-binding protein, which yields MSGNKSSCASCSGRSNLGQIQDSPESKMERQDKLIVSALSKIRHKLFVMSGKGGVGKSSVSANLAVALSLKGYRVGLLDVDIHGPSVPHLLGLQGLLEVDQARGVRPKQYSENLSVVSMESLLTDPDQAVLWKGPMKTSAIRQFVSDVEWGELDFLVIDSPPGTGDEPMAVLKTVPDALAIVVTTPQEISLADVRKSINFLQYVKANILGVVENMSGLTCPHCAQHIDLFKKGGGEELAGKYGLRFLGAIPLDPSAVLAGDLGKPVVMLDVDSPAKKALLDLSEKVIAATESISEAVSVGSHT from the coding sequence ATGTCCGGTAATAAATCTTCCTGCGCGTCCTGTTCCGGCCGGAGCAATCTGGGCCAGATTCAGGACAGCCCCGAGTCCAAAATGGAGCGGCAGGATAAACTCATCGTCAGCGCGCTGTCCAAAATCAGGCACAAGCTTTTCGTCATGAGCGGCAAGGGAGGGGTGGGTAAAAGCTCCGTATCCGCCAACCTTGCAGTGGCCTTGTCCCTGAAGGGATACCGGGTGGGCCTTCTGGATGTGGATATCCACGGCCCGAGCGTCCCTCATTTGCTCGGGCTGCAAGGGCTTCTGGAAGTGGATCAGGCCAGGGGGGTTCGCCCCAAACAGTACAGTGAAAATTTGTCCGTGGTTTCCATGGAGTCCCTGCTTACGGATCCGGATCAGGCTGTTCTGTGGAAGGGCCCCATGAAGACTTCGGCCATCCGGCAGTTTGTCTCTGACGTGGAATGGGGCGAGCTTGATTTCCTGGTCATTGATTCGCCTCCCGGTACGGGTGATGAACCCATGGCTGTCCTGAAAACCGTTCCGGACGCCTTGGCCATTGTGGTGACGACGCCTCAGGAAATCTCCTTGGCGGATGTTCGCAAGTCCATCAATTTTCTGCAATATGTGAAGGCCAATATCCTCGGTGTGGTCGAAAATATGAGCGGCCTGACCTGTCCGCACTGTGCTCAGCACATCGATCTGTTCAAGAAAGGAGGCGGCGAGGAACTGGCCGGGAAATATGGGTTGCGTTTTCTTGGCGCCATTCCGCTGGACCCGTCTGCCGTGCTGGCTGGGGATCTGGGTAAGCCCGTGGTCATGCTGGATGTGGATTCTCCTGCAAAGAAGGCATTGCTAGACTTGTCGGAGAAGGTTATTGCCGCGACAGAGAGCATTTCGGAGGCAGTATCTGTCGGCAGCCATACTTAG
- a CDS encoding lytic transglycosylase domain-containing protein produces the protein MKFALAFICILSVLLCVAESSHAKKLYYRIKEDGTLCITDIPNSSNYKPYKFKKSKNYIRNALAAFKREKKSIKEVQSIVSRLCEKYGVEKSLVMAVIDVESGFNAAAVSSAGAQGLMQIMPATGKDLNLSDPFDPMENIDAGIRYLKYLLDTFPDKRLAVAAYNAGPNAVKKYGDIPPYAETQGYVQKVWARLKHYE, from the coding sequence ATGAAATTTGCCCTTGCGTTTATCTGTATTTTGAGTGTGCTGCTTTGTGTGGCGGAGAGTTCTCACGCAAAGAAGCTCTATTACAGAATTAAAGAAGACGGCACGCTATGTATTACAGATATACCGAATTCATCAAATTACAAGCCATATAAGTTCAAGAAATCAAAGAATTATATTCGGAACGCCTTGGCCGCATTCAAGCGCGAGAAGAAGAGCATCAAGGAAGTGCAAAGCATTGTATCACGCCTGTGTGAAAAATATGGTGTGGAAAAAAGTCTGGTTATGGCGGTGATCGATGTGGAATCCGGATTCAATGCTGCCGCAGTTTCATCGGCTGGAGCGCAGGGACTGATGCAGATCATGCCAGCTACAGGAAAAGATCTGAATTTGTCCGATCCTTTTGATCCCATGGAAAATATCGATGCAGGCATTCGTTATTTGAAATATCTGCTGGATACGTTTCCAGACAAGCGTCTGGCCGTGGCGGCATACAATGCCGGACCCAATGCCGTAAAAAAGTACGGCGACATTCCTCCGTATGCCGAAACTCAAGGATATGTTCAAAAGGTCTGGGCACGATTGAAGCACTATGAATGA
- the pgsA gene encoding CDP-diacylglycerol--glycerol-3-phosphate 3-phosphatidyltransferase, producing the protein MNTANALTIFRIAAVPFIVALLYFPAPLTCLLAAIFFLIAILTDLADGFIARRYNQVTNFGKFLDPLADKILIASVLIMLSSLGWVPAWITIIIVVREILVTGLRAIAADKGQVIAADRYGKLKTIMQSVALVPLVHHYPFLGTDLALLGQILLLAAVVLTVFSGWNYLYSFYRLWGE; encoded by the coding sequence ATGAATACTGCCAACGCCCTGACAATTTTCCGTATTGCGGCTGTTCCGTTCATTGTGGCGCTCTTATACTTCCCGGCGCCATTGACTTGTCTGCTGGCCGCGATTTTTTTTCTGATCGCCATTCTGACCGACCTTGCTGATGGCTTTATCGCCAGAAGATATAATCAGGTGACCAATTTTGGGAAATTTCTTGATCCACTGGCCGACAAGATTCTCATTGCTTCGGTTCTGATCATGCTTTCCAGTCTGGGCTGGGTTCCGGCCTGGATAACGATCATTATCGTGGTCCGGGAAATTCTGGTGACCGGCTTGCGTGCCATTGCCGCCGATAAAGGACAGGTCATTGCCGCCGACCGGTACGGAAAGTTGAAAACCATCATGCAGAGTGTGGCCTTGGTACCTCTTGTTCATCACTATCCTTTTCTGGGTACGGATTTGGCATTGCTCGGACAGATACTTTTACTGGCTGCGGTGGTTTTGACGGTTTTTTCCGGTTGGAATTATCTTTACAGCTTTTATCGATTGTGGGGCGAGTGA
- a CDS encoding type IV pilus twitching motility protein PilT: MAQIDAFFKMMHELGASDLHLSSGSQPVIRLQGEMQRIKYKMLEHEELKKLLYEITPENKIKIFEETGDVDFAYEVPHLARYRSNFFMQKRGIGAVFREIPQKILSIDDLGLPSILKNLALLPKGLVLVTGPTGSGKSTTLAAIIDYVNKIRKDHILTIEDPIEFVHEPQSCLINQREVGRDTQSFSAALRGALREDPDIILVGEMRDLETIQLALEAAETGHLVFATLHTISASKTIDRIIEVFPGELQGQIRSGLADSLRAIIAQNLFKRVDRPGRVAGIEILIATPAVRNLIRENKIFQINSVIETGKKFGMQSLDEAILRLLTAGIIDPEQAYNKAATKAKFREFLTNPPQDFTEV; the protein is encoded by the coding sequence TTGGCTCAGATTGATGCTTTTTTTAAGATGATGCACGAGCTTGGGGCTTCGGACTTGCATCTTTCGTCCGGCTCCCAGCCGGTCATTCGGCTGCAGGGTGAAATGCAGCGGATCAAGTACAAGATGCTGGAGCACGAAGAACTGAAGAAGCTGCTCTACGAGATCACGCCGGAGAACAAGATCAAGATTTTTGAAGAGACCGGAGATGTCGATTTTGCTTATGAGGTTCCGCATTTGGCCCGCTACCGCTCCAACTTTTTTATGCAGAAGCGGGGAATCGGGGCTGTTTTCCGAGAAATTCCCCAGAAGATATTGTCCATTGACGATTTGGGGTTGCCATCCATTTTGAAAAATCTGGCTCTTCTGCCCAAGGGTCTGGTGTTGGTCACCGGCCCTACAGGCAGCGGAAAATCCACCACTTTGGCAGCCATCATCGACTATGTGAACAAGATCCGCAAAGATCATATCCTGACCATCGAGGATCCCATCGAATTCGTGCATGAGCCGCAGAGCTGCCTCATCAACCAGCGTGAGGTGGGGCGGGATACCCAGTCTTTCAGTGCGGCCCTGCGCGGCGCCCTGCGCGAAGACCCAGACATCATTCTGGTGGGCGAAATGCGCGACCTGGAGACCATCCAGCTGGCTTTGGAAGCGGCGGAAACCGGTCATCTGGTTTTTGCCACACTGCACACCATTTCCGCTTCCAAAACCATCGACCGTATCATCGAGGTTTTTCCGGGGGAATTGCAGGGACAGATCCGTTCCGGTCTGGCCGATTCCCTGAGGGCTATCATCGCCCAGAACCTGTTCAAGCGGGTGGACAGACCGGGCCGGGTTGCCGGAATTGAAATTCTCATCGCCACTCCGGCCGTTCGTAACTTGATCCGCGAGAACAAGATTTTCCAGATTAATTCCGTCATCGAAACAGGTAAGAAGTTCGGTATGCAGAGCCTCGACGAAGCTATCCTCCGGCTTTTGACCGCCGGCATCATCGATCCTGAGCAGGCGTACAACAAGGCGGCGACCAAAGCCAAGTTCAGGGAATTTCTGACGAATCCTCCGCAGGACTTCACAGAGGTGTAA
- a CDS encoding type IV pilus twitching motility protein PilT: protein MQRAQLDHILHQILEDAPEASDIIFTVNKPTQVEVHGELRNARMEPNPGPLLPIQVEAIAMCMMGNRLRLYEDQVLRGSCDLSYELPGFCRFRVNILGQRGSLAIVMRRLTSAVPTIGELELPDVFYEMSREKFGLILITGATGTGKTTSLAALIDNINQLYRKHIVTLEDPIEYVHEHKLGTINQRELGRDFDAFASGLRAALRQAPKVILVGEIRDRETVSIALEAAETGHLVLGTLHTSDAGQTINRIIGMFELAEERLIRDRLAGSLKFVISQRLMPRIGGGRIPAFEIMKTNLRVREVIFNGETEEKNFYNIVESGDAFGMITFDKYLANLFENNIITEETAILNSSDRSRLAQMLDKIKTARGEKVTNIEGLELDHDYERKGAFF from the coding sequence ATGCAAAGAGCGCAGCTTGACCATATTCTGCATCAGATTCTTGAAGACGCTCCTGAAGCCTCGGATATTATTTTTACTGTGAACAAGCCGACGCAGGTGGAGGTACACGGGGAGCTCCGCAATGCGCGCATGGAACCCAATCCCGGACCGCTTCTGCCCATTCAGGTCGAAGCCATTGCCATGTGTATGATGGGCAATCGTTTGCGTCTGTATGAGGATCAGGTACTCAGAGGTTCTTGCGACCTGTCCTATGAGCTTCCCGGGTTTTGCCGGTTCCGTGTCAATATTCTGGGGCAGCGTGGTTCTCTGGCCATTGTCATGCGTAGATTGACTTCTGCCGTGCCGACCATCGGGGAACTGGAACTCCCGGATGTATTCTATGAGATGTCAAGGGAGAAATTCGGGCTGATTCTGATCACCGGGGCCACGGGTACGGGTAAGACGACATCATTGGCCGCGCTTATCGATAACATCAACCAGCTTTATCGGAAGCATATCGTTACGCTGGAAGACCCCATCGAATACGTGCACGAGCACAAGCTCGGCACGATAAACCAGCGGGAACTGGGCAGGGATTTTGATGCTTTCGCTTCAGGTTTGCGCGCCGCCTTGCGCCAAGCCCCCAAAGTCATTCTGGTGGGCGAAATCCGCGACCGCGAAACAGTGAGTATTGCCCTGGAGGCGGCGGAAACAGGCCATCTGGTTCTCGGCACATTGCACACCAGTGATGCCGGGCAGACAATCAACCGTATCATCGGTATGTTCGAACTGGCTGAAGAACGACTGATCCGTGATCGCCTTGCTGGTAGTCTGAAATTCGTCATCTCTCAGCGTCTGATGCCGCGGATCGGAGGTGGCCGGATTCCGGCTTTTGAAATCATGAAAACCAATTTGCGGGTCAGGGAAGTCATCTTCAATGGAGAAACCGAAGAGAAGAATTTCTATAACATTGTGGAGAGTGGAGATGCTTTTGGCATGATCACTTTTGACAAATACTTGGCCAATCTTTTTGAGAACAATATCATTACCGAGGAAACGGCCATATTGAACAGCTCGGACCGGTCCAGGCTGGCCCAGATGCTCGACAAGATCAAAACGGCGCGTGGTGAGAAGGTGACGAATATTGAAGGACTCGAGCTTGATCACGATTACGAACGGAAAGGTGCGTTTTTCTGA